A window of the Sardina pilchardus chromosome 21, fSarPil1.1, whole genome shotgun sequence genome harbors these coding sequences:
- the mchr2b gene encoding melanin concentrating hormone receptor 2b, translated as MNSSDIICMYDDFGNSTNNSTNSSCMNRNIPSFIDIASFMHIFPSIYGILCTVGVIANSLVIYAVATCKKKMVSDIYVLNLAIADLLFLLVMPFNIHQLVRDRQWVFGNFMCKAVVVVDVSNQFTTVGIVTVLCIDRYVAIVHPTSERRTIQWTIVINLMVWVGSFLLTVPVMIYARVIHKKHMAICMMDLDGPQDMYWYTLYQSMLGFIIPLVIISTFYTLTLYHVFRSIRRVKRKQSVWAKRATKTVVMVIALFLCCWSPYHVIQVINLGINSPTNAFIYAYNVSICLSYSHSCINPLMLLVFAQNYRERLCRRRELRVSQTSASKTTKTDANSTTMAAVDSNYRCTAI; from the exons ATGAACTCTTCGGATATTATTTGTATGTATGACGACTTTGGCAATTCAACAAACAACTCTACAAACTCGTCATGCATGAACAGAAACATTCCATCCTTCATCGACATTGCATCCTTCATGCACATTTTTCCATCCATCTACGGAATCCTGTGTACGGTCGGGGTGATTGCCAACAGTTTAGTCATTTATGCAGTGGCAACTTGCAAGAAAAAGATGGTCTCGGACATTTATGTGCTCAACCTGGCCATTGCCGACTTGCTCTTCTTGCTTGTGATGCCTTTTAACATTCACCAACTTGTCAGAGACAGGCAGTGGGTGTTTGGGAATTTCATGTGCAAAGCTGTGGTCGTTGTGGATGTTAGCAATCAGTTCACGACTGTTGGCATCGTTACGGTGTTGTGCATTGACAG GTACGTGGCGATAGTCCACCCCACGTCGGAGAGAAGGACCATCCAGTGGACCATTGTCATCAACCTGATGGTGTGGGTGGGCAGCTTCCTGCTCACCGTGCCCGTCATGATCTACGCGCGCGTCATCCACAAGAAGCACATGGCCATCTGCATGATGGACCTGGACGGCCCGCAGGACATGTACTGGTACACGCTCTACCAGTCCATGCTGGGCTTCATCATCCCCCTCGTCATCATCAGCACCTTCTACACGCTGACGCTCTACCACGTCTTCCGCTCCATCCGGCGGGTCAAGCGCAAGCAGTCGGTCTGGGCCAAGCGGGCGACCAAgacggtggtgatggtgatcgCGCTGTTCCTGTGCTGCTGGTCGCCGTACCACGTCATCCAGGTGATCAACCTGGGCATCAACTCGCCCACCAACGCCTTCATCTACGCGTACAACGTCAGCATCTGCCTGAGCTACTCGCACAGCTGCATCAACCCGCTCATGCTGCTGGTGTTTGCGCAGAACTACCGCGAGCGGCTGTGCCGGCGGCGGGAGCTGCGCGTGTCCCAGACGAGCGCCTCCAAGACCACCAAGACGGACGCCAACTCCACCACCATGGCCGCCGTCGACTCCAACTACCGCTGCACCGCTATctag